The Fortiea contorta PCC 7126 genome has a segment encoding these proteins:
- a CDS encoding DNA polymerase III subunit gamma/tau, with protein sequence MSYEPLHHKYRPKSFAELVGQEAIATTLINAIRSAKIAPAYLFTGPRGTGKTSSARILAKSLNCLQSDVPTPSPCGVCDVCQGITKGYSLDVIEIDAASNTGVDNIREVIEKAQFAPVQCRYKVYVIDECHMLSTQAFNALLKTLEEPPKYVVFVLATTDPQRVLPTIISRCQRFDFRRINLAAMVKHLRAIADNEKISISADAVTLVAQIAQGGLRDAESLLDQLALLSGEVVPDRVWDLVGSVSERDLLTLLNAIAQDHPETVLDCLRAILDRGREPLTILQNLAATYRDLLIAKTAPNRQDLVSCTEQTWQALVDFAHKLDMSTILAGQKHLREAELQLKNTTQPRLWLEVTLLGLLPSANFAPPRYTPPAATNHHRVNTPIQNGTTPHSAPPANLAPSPPPETISLPQPPAAEKPLTPPEPITSPAPELDEAIQHDLTQIWQQVLGNIQQIPKRELLRQMCDLIEFDGNFARVGVKSAWLKRVQSDLLMITTAFNHTFQREINVSLETGTGSTPTTAKKAPTPQNSTRAQQPAPPPAPSPAPPPPPKIDSSPPPKPQPPLANWEHDEATTAAQRLAEFFQGQIVRLSDDALDLSEPMTSSDLIYELDIDDD encoded by the coding sequence ATGTCCTACGAACCTCTGCACCACAAGTACCGCCCGAAGAGTTTTGCTGAACTGGTGGGCCAAGAGGCGATCGCTACTACCCTCATAAACGCGATTCGATCCGCTAAAATTGCTCCGGCTTATTTGTTTACTGGCCCCAGAGGTACGGGGAAAACTTCCAGCGCTCGAATTTTGGCTAAATCTCTCAATTGTCTGCAAAGTGATGTACCAACGCCTTCACCATGCGGTGTCTGCGATGTTTGTCAGGGAATCACTAAAGGCTATTCTTTGGATGTAATTGAAATTGACGCCGCCAGCAACACAGGAGTTGATAATATTCGTGAGGTGATTGAGAAAGCGCAGTTTGCTCCTGTGCAGTGTCGTTACAAAGTTTATGTGATTGATGAATGTCACATGCTCAGTACTCAGGCATTCAATGCGCTACTCAAGACACTAGAAGAACCACCGAAATATGTGGTGTTTGTCTTAGCTACAACCGACCCCCAGCGAGTGCTACCCACAATTATTTCTCGCTGTCAGCGGTTCGATTTTAGACGCATCAATTTAGCGGCGATGGTTAAACATTTGCGAGCGATCGCTGATAATGAAAAGATTTCTATCTCTGCTGATGCGGTGACATTGGTCGCCCAAATTGCTCAGGGAGGATTGCGGGATGCAGAAAGTCTGCTGGATCAATTAGCGCTGTTATCGGGAGAAGTAGTTCCCGATCGGGTGTGGGATTTAGTGGGTTCAGTCAGCGAGCGAGATTTATTAACTCTGCTAAATGCGATCGCTCAAGATCACCCAGAAACAGTCCTCGATTGTCTCCGAGCCATCCTCGATCGCGGACGAGAACCCCTGACAATTCTCCAAAATCTCGCCGCTACCTACCGCGATTTACTCATAGCCAAAACTGCACCCAACCGCCAAGATTTGGTTAGTTGTACCGAGCAAACTTGGCAAGCCTTAGTTGATTTTGCTCACAAGTTAGATATGAGCACAATTTTAGCAGGACAAAAACACCTCAGAGAAGCCGAACTGCAGCTGAAAAACACCACCCAGCCGCGTTTATGGTTGGAGGTAACATTACTCGGATTATTACCTAGCGCCAATTTCGCCCCACCTCGCTACACACCCCCAGCAGCAACCAACCATCACCGTGTCAACACCCCCATTCAAAATGGAACAACTCCCCATAGCGCCCCTCCAGCTAACTTAGCGCCGTCACCACCACCAGAAACCATATCTCTACCTCAACCACCTGCTGCAGAAAAACCTCTAACACCGCCAGAACCGATCACTTCACCCGCGCCAGAACTAGATGAAGCCATACAACATGATTTGACTCAAATTTGGCAACAAGTATTAGGTAATATTCAGCAAATTCCTAAACGAGAATTGCTGCGTCAAATGTGTGACCTGATTGAGTTTGACGGTAATTTTGCTCGTGTCGGCGTCAAATCAGCTTGGTTAAAAAGAGTACAATCTGATTTGTTGATGATCACCACAGCTTTTAACCACACCTTTCAACGTGAAATCAACGTCAGTTTGGAAACAGGAACTGGTTCCACCCCCACCACAGCCAAAAAAGCACCCACTCCCCAAAACTCCACCCGCGCACAGCAACCAGCCCCCCCTCCAGCGCCATCACCAGCGCCACCCCCACCCCCAAAAATCGACTCATCACCCCCACCCAAACCCCAACCACCTCTAGCAAACTGGGAACATGACGAAGCCACAACCGCAGCTCAACGTTTAGCAGAGTTTTTCCAAGGTCAAATTGTCCGCCTGTCTGATGATGCATTAGACTTATCGGAGCCGATGACTTCCTCTGATTTGATATATGAATTAGATATTGATGATGATTAA
- a CDS encoding ABC transporter substrate-binding protein, with amino-acid sequence MIHSLRNWLLLLLLSILAVSVFSTILPRVKDSQVVHITLWHGVNPPANRDVLQKLIDNFNQNHPHIQVESLYIGQQDQQMPKILTAVVGNAPPDLLWYNPTIAGQLVDLNALIPLDKFLENSPIKAEIDPSLFAGMTYKRQIWSIPFATNNVGIFYRPSLFQAAGITNLPRTWEELKQTAEKLTRDINSDGRIDQYGMGLPLGKGEFTVFTWLPFMWSSGGELVNSDSPSAAGVVLQDSQPAIAALEFWRDLITSGAAVLSAPERGYETADLLAGKIAMQLNGPWSLGELQATGVDFAVFPIPIAQKPATSIGGENLFFFKTHRQREQAAFKFAEYVLSAEFQTELAKGTGYLPVNLKSRQSAKYQEFIQKLPQVQVFLDQAKYGRSRPNFPAYNRISENLGRAIEAVLLRKMSPTAALEASQQRLDLIFK; translated from the coding sequence ATGATACATTCCCTAAGAAACTGGCTACTTTTATTGCTTTTGAGCATCTTAGCTGTAAGTGTATTTTCAACAATTTTGCCGAGAGTTAAAGATAGTCAAGTCGTTCATATTACTTTATGGCATGGAGTGAATCCGCCTGCCAATCGAGATGTCTTACAAAAATTGATAGATAACTTTAATCAAAACCATCCCCATATTCAAGTCGAGTCACTTTATATTGGGCAACAGGATCAACAAATGCCCAAGATTCTCACAGCAGTTGTGGGAAATGCGCCTCCAGATTTATTGTGGTATAACCCGACGATCGCTGGTCAGTTAGTTGATTTAAATGCTTTGATTCCTTTAGATAAATTTCTGGAAAATTCACCAATAAAAGCGGAAATTGACCCTAGTTTATTCGCGGGTATGACGTATAAACGTCAGATTTGGTCTATACCTTTTGCGACAAATAACGTCGGGATTTTTTATCGTCCGAGCTTATTTCAAGCCGCAGGAATTACTAATTTACCCCGGACTTGGGAAGAGTTAAAACAAACTGCTGAGAAATTAACTCGTGATATTAATAGTGATGGACGCATAGATCAATACGGAATGGGGCTACCTTTAGGTAAAGGAGAATTTACTGTCTTTACTTGGCTACCATTTATGTGGAGTAGTGGCGGTGAATTGGTCAATAGTGATTCTCCCAGTGCGGCTGGGGTAGTGTTGCAAGATTCTCAACCAGCGATCGCTGCTTTAGAATTTTGGCGTGATTTAATTACAAGTGGTGCGGCTGTATTATCTGCACCAGAACGGGGCTATGAAACAGCAGACTTACTAGCTGGTAAAATCGCCATGCAATTAAATGGCCCTTGGTCTTTGGGAGAATTACAAGCAACTGGTGTTGATTTTGCTGTGTTCCCAATTCCCATAGCCCAAAAACCTGCTACTAGCATTGGTGGAGAGAATTTGTTTTTTTTCAAAACTCATCGTCAAAGAGAACAAGCGGCTTTTAAATTTGCTGAATATGTTTTAAGTGCAGAATTTCAGACAGAATTAGCTAAAGGAACTGGCTATTTACCTGTGAATTTAAAGTCTCGACAAAGTGCCAAATATCAAGAATTTATCCAGAAATTACCCCAAGTTCAAGTGTTTTTAGACCAAGCTAAATATGGGCGATCGCGTCCCAATTTTCCCGCTTATAATCGCATTTCTGAAAATTTAGGTCGTGCCATTGAAGCTGTATTATTAAGAAAAATGTCTCCCACTGCAGCCCTAGAAGCCAGCCAGCAGCGCTTGGATTTGATATTTAAATAG
- a CDS encoding YebC/PmpR family DNA-binding transcriptional regulator: MAGHSKWANIKRQKAVVDAKRGKTFTQLSRAIIVAARSGIPDPSGNFQLRTAIDKAKAAGIPNENIERAIAKGAGTFGSDHHSLEAIRYEGYGIGGVAILIEALTDNRNRTAADLRAALSKNGGNLGETGCVSWMFAQKGVCVVSGIVDEELLLEASLEGGADYYEMSADEIAEVFTEIENLETLQQTLKEKSFSVTDVELRWIPSNYVEIIDPEQARSLLKLIDTLEALDDVQNVTSNLEMAEELMGRWGDGEVG; encoded by the coding sequence ATGGCGGGACATAGTAAATGGGCAAATATTAAGCGTCAGAAAGCGGTAGTGGATGCTAAGAGGGGAAAAACTTTTACTCAGCTGTCGCGGGCGATTATTGTGGCGGCTAGAAGTGGTATACCTGATCCATCAGGAAATTTTCAGCTGCGGACAGCGATTGACAAGGCTAAGGCTGCGGGTATTCCTAACGAAAATATTGAAAGAGCGATCGCTAAAGGTGCAGGTACATTCGGCTCTGATCATCATAGCTTAGAAGCGATTCGCTACGAGGGCTACGGCATAGGTGGTGTAGCAATTTTAATTGAAGCCCTGACGGATAACCGTAATCGAACTGCGGCTGACTTGCGGGCAGCTTTGAGTAAAAATGGTGGCAATTTGGGAGAAACAGGTTGCGTTAGCTGGATGTTCGCCCAAAAGGGTGTGTGTGTGGTATCGGGAATAGTCGATGAGGAACTGCTGTTAGAAGCTTCCCTCGAAGGCGGTGCGGATTATTATGAAATGTCTGCAGACGAAATCGCCGAAGTGTTTACCGAAATTGAAAATTTAGAAACTCTACAGCAAACACTCAAAGAAAAAAGTTTTTCAGTTACTGATGTCGAATTACGCTGGATTCCCAGTAATTATGTTGAGATTATTGATCCAGAGCAAGCGCGATCGCTCTTGAAGTTAATTGATACTCTAGAGGCATTAGATGATGTGCAAAATGTCACATCTAATTTGGAAATGGCAGAAGAACTGATGGGGAGGTGGGGGGATGGGGAGGTGGGGTGA
- a CDS encoding FAD-dependent hydroxylase: protein MPLMQLSPTPSPLSIPTDKRGFDYDLVIVGGGITGLTLAAALKDSGLSVLLIEAKVASAAVAKGQAYAVHMLSALIYQGIGVWDKMLPQIAKYRQVRLSDGDYSQVVEFTTSDLGTPELGYVAEHQALLEPLQEFVQDCRHVTYLCPAEVVKTDYQTEMVAVDIKIAGEIRTIRSKLLVAADGSRSPIRQAAGIKTLGWKYWQSCIVAFVKPEKPHNDTAYEKFWTSGPFAILPLPGNRCRIVWTAPHEEAKALCALDDEQFLAELSRRYGDHMGKLELLGDRFIFPVQLMQSDRYVLPRLALIGDAAHNCHPVGGQGLNLGIRDAAALAQVLESATLAAEDIGKIQVLKRYERWRQLENLTILGFTDLLDRVFSNNFLPILLARRLGLWIMRRLPALKVFTLKLMIGLKGQTPELAKR from the coding sequence ATGCCGCTAATGCAGCTGTCTCCAACCCCCTCCCCACTCTCAATACCAACGGACAAGCGGGGATTCGATTATGATTTGGTTATTGTGGGCGGCGGGATTACTGGATTAACCCTAGCCGCAGCTTTAAAGGATTCTGGCTTGAGTGTATTGCTGATCGAAGCCAAGGTCGCATCAGCCGCTGTCGCTAAAGGACAAGCCTATGCGGTGCATATGCTTTCGGCGTTGATTTACCAAGGAATTGGCGTTTGGGACAAAATGTTACCCCAAATCGCTAAATATCGCCAAGTTCGCCTTTCTGATGGTGATTATTCCCAAGTGGTGGAATTTACCACCAGCGATTTAGGTACGCCGGAGTTGGGTTATGTGGCGGAACACCAAGCGCTGCTGGAGCCTTTGCAAGAGTTTGTCCAAGATTGTCGCCATGTGACTTATCTGTGTCCAGCGGAAGTTGTCAAGACAGACTACCAGACGGAAATGGTAGCCGTTGATATCAAAATTGCTGGGGAAATACGGACAATCCGCAGTAAATTATTGGTAGCCGCTGATGGGTCGCGATCGCCAATTCGCCAAGCGGCGGGAATTAAAACCTTGGGCTGGAAGTATTGGCAATCATGCATTGTGGCGTTTGTCAAGCCTGAAAAACCCCATAATGATACAGCCTACGAAAAATTTTGGACTAGCGGCCCCTTTGCGATTTTACCTCTGCCAGGGAACCGCTGCCGAATTGTCTGGACAGCACCCCATGAAGAAGCAAAAGCTTTGTGTGCTTTGGATGACGAACAATTTTTAGCGGAACTCAGCCGTCGCTATGGTGATCATATGGGTAAGTTGGAGTTATTGGGCGATCGCTTTATTTTCCCGGTACAACTAATGCAAAGCGATCGTTATGTCCTCCCTCGACTGGCTTTAATTGGTGACGCTGCTCACAATTGTCATCCTGTAGGTGGACAAGGTTTAAATTTGGGGATTCGAGACGCAGCTGCTTTAGCGCAAGTCCTCGAATCAGCAACCCTCGCGGCTGAAGATATCGGCAAAATTCAAGTCCTCAAACGCTACGAACGCTGGCGCCAGTTAGAAAATCTGACAATTTTAGGTTTTACCGATTTGTTAGACAGGGTATTTTCCAATAACTTTTTACCAATTTTGCTAGCTCGACGCCTGGGTTTATGGATTATGCGCCGATTACCTGCATTGAAAGTTTTCACTCTCAAATTGATGATTGGTTTGAAGGGACAGACTCCAGAATTAGCGAAGCGGTAA
- a CDS encoding transglycosylase SLT domain-containing protein, giving the protein MLKHLKKNPVPIIAGAGLFAFLAGAMVSAPEIGKSLGQWLKPGDGKPEQISEATKAQSSVYPLVSESLPERAAKLAAIAQDSRSPDQKRARYLLASDYIERTQAKKALALLTGLEKDYPILAPYILLKQAQAEDMLGEEGKASDLRQKVLKQYPQTAAAVKAIYLIAQPKLQDTAIAKFPSHPLTWEIIRKRLQENPEQPQLQLILAKYATDQPGIVGVLDSLVKQPNLTPADWELIGAAYWLNSEFGKAAKAYTKAPPTAESLYRIGRGLQIEGKEKEKAIATYKQLLQQFPEARETGTALLRLAELAKTRKDAIPYLDQVVNKFPDIAGQALAEKAKILQGLKDNQSAAKTWQLLLSKHGNSEEAAEYRWKIAQEKAKAKDYLGAWQWAEPITTNNPNSILAPRAGFWVGRWATNLGKQQEAKTAYEYVLSQFPQSYYAWRSASTLGLNVGNFNTLRQMNPELVPFQRPVPTAGSETFKELYLLGQNRDAWLQWETEFQNKTKPTVAEQFTEGLMRLANGENLIGIDKISKLEDREIPAEQAEYQALSKQIIYWQARYPFPYFQEIVKWSNERKLNPLLVTALIRQESRFESKIKSVAGATGLMQVMPDTAKWIAPQIKLNTKDINLENPNNNIMLGTWYLDHTHEQYNNNTLLAIASYNAGPGNVSKWLQTLSTKDPDEFVEEIPFDETRNYVRQVLGNYWNYLRLYNPEISSIVSKYSAEHPKLPTQ; this is encoded by the coding sequence ATGCTGAAGCATCTCAAAAAAAATCCAGTTCCGATAATTGCGGGTGCAGGACTATTTGCCTTTTTAGCAGGCGCAATGGTGTCAGCGCCGGAAATTGGCAAATCCTTAGGACAATGGCTCAAACCAGGCGATGGTAAGCCTGAACAGATATCTGAAGCTACCAAAGCTCAATCGTCTGTGTACCCATTGGTATCAGAATCTTTGCCAGAAAGAGCAGCAAAGCTAGCAGCCATAGCTCAGGATTCTCGCTCACCAGATCAAAAACGCGCTCGTTATCTGTTAGCGAGTGATTACATTGAGAGAACCCAAGCTAAAAAAGCTCTGGCTTTGCTGACAGGCTTAGAAAAAGACTATCCTATCCTCGCGCCCTATATTTTGCTCAAACAGGCGCAAGCTGAAGATATGCTGGGTGAGGAAGGTAAAGCCTCGGATTTAAGGCAAAAAGTCCTGAAACAATATCCCCAAACCGCCGCTGCAGTTAAAGCTATTTATTTAATCGCCCAACCGAAGCTTCAAGATACAGCGATCGCTAAATTTCCTTCCCACCCCCTAACTTGGGAAATTATCCGCAAGCGGTTGCAAGAAAATCCCGAACAGCCACAATTACAGTTAATTTTGGCAAAATATGCCACAGACCAACCCGGAATTGTGGGAGTGTTGGATAGTCTCGTCAAACAACCAAACCTCACACCAGCAGACTGGGAACTTATTGGAGCGGCTTACTGGCTCAATAGTGAATTTGGCAAAGCTGCAAAAGCTTATACCAAAGCACCACCCACAGCCGAAAGCCTCTACCGAATTGGTCGCGGTTTACAAATTGAAGGGAAAGAAAAGGAAAAGGCGATCGCCACCTACAAACAACTGCTACAGCAATTCCCAGAGGCGCGGGAAACGGGAACTGCTCTACTCCGTCTCGCAGAATTAGCCAAAACCCGCAAAGATGCAATACCATATCTCGACCAAGTAGTCAATAAATTTCCTGACATCGCCGGTCAAGCCCTAGCAGAAAAAGCCAAAATTTTGCAAGGACTCAAAGATAATCAGTCAGCCGCCAAAACTTGGCAATTACTCCTGAGCAAGCACGGTAATTCGGAAGAAGCCGCAGAATATCGCTGGAAAATTGCCCAGGAAAAGGCTAAAGCTAAAGATTACCTCGGTGCTTGGCAATGGGCAGAACCAATTACAACCAACAACCCCAACAGTATTTTGGCTCCCAGAGCGGGTTTTTGGGTGGGTAGATGGGCAACTAACCTGGGAAAACAGCAAGAAGCGAAAACTGCCTATGAGTACGTGTTGAGTCAGTTTCCTCAGTCATATTATGCTTGGCGATCGGCGTCAACTCTAGGACTGAATGTCGGCAACTTTAACACGTTGCGGCAAATGAACCCGGAATTAGTCCCCTTTCAACGCCCAGTCCCAACTGCAGGTTCTGAGACTTTTAAAGAATTGTATCTGCTAGGGCAAAACCGCGATGCTTGGTTGCAATGGGAAACAGAATTTCAAAACAAAACTAAACCCACCGTCGCCGAACAATTTACTGAAGGGTTAATGCGGCTGGCGAATGGCGAAAATCTCATCGGAATTGACAAAATTTCTAAATTGGAAGACAGGGAAATTCCCGCCGAACAAGCTGAATATCAAGCCCTCAGCAAACAAATCATCTACTGGCAAGCTCGATATCCCTTTCCATATTTTCAAGAAATTGTCAAGTGGTCGAATGAACGCAAGCTGAATCCCTTGCTAGTTACGGCTTTAATCCGACAGGAATCGCGGTTTGAGTCGAAAATTAAATCTGTCGCCGGGGCTACTGGGTTGATGCAGGTAATGCCGGATACAGCTAAATGGATTGCACCGCAAATTAAGTTGAATACCAAGGATATTAATTTAGAAAATCCCAACAACAACATCATGTTGGGGACTTGGTATTTGGATCATACCCACGAGCAATATAACAATAACACTCTGCTGGCGATCGCTAGTTATAATGCTGGCCCTGGTAACGTTTCCAAATGGTTGCAAACTCTCTCTACCAAAGACCCAGATGAATTTGTGGAAGAAATCCCCTTTGATGAAACCAGAAATTATGTGCGTCAAGTACTTGGTAATTACTGGAATTATTTAAGGCTCTACAACCCGGAAATTTCTAGCATTGTTAGCAAATACTCTGCTGAACACCCGAAGCTACCAACACAATAA
- a CDS encoding helix-turn-helix domain-containing protein produces the protein MKIRRYTDVEVMGLGAKIKQARNLDGRSVEILAGEAEISRSYWHDIEAEKVRDALPEVTLRKIERVLGVDFGISFNGEASNNSR, from the coding sequence GTGAAAATCAGGCGCTACACAGATGTTGAAGTTATGGGATTAGGAGCAAAAATCAAACAAGCTAGAAATCTGGATGGGCGTTCAGTAGAAATTTTGGCGGGAGAGGCAGAAATTAGCCGTTCTTACTGGCATGACATCGAGGCAGAAAAGGTGAGAGATGCTTTACCAGAAGTTACTTTGAGAAAGATTGAGCGAGTACTTGGCGTTGATTTTGGGATCAGCTTCAATGGCGAAGCCTCCAACAATTCCAGATAA